The following coding sequences lie in one Lemur catta isolate mLemCat1 chromosome 11, mLemCat1.pri, whole genome shotgun sequence genomic window:
- the OPN1SW gene encoding short-wave-sensitive opsin 1 encodes MCKMSEEEEFFLFKNLSSVGPWDGPQYHIAPVWAFYLQAAFMGLVFLAGTPLNAMVLVATLRYKKLRQPLNYILVNLSFGGFLLCIFSVLPVFIASCRGYFLFGRHVCAMEGFLGSAAGLVIGWSLAFLAFERYVVICKPFGNFRFSSKHALMVVLATWIIGIGVSIPPFFGWSRFIPEGLQCSCGPDWYTVGTKYRSEYYTWFLFIFCFIVPLSLICFSYSQLLRALRAVAAQQQESATTQKAEREVSRMVVVMVGSFCLCYVPYAALAMYMVNNRNHGLDLRLVTIPAFFSKSAGVYNPIIYCFMNKQFQACIMEMVCGKAMRDESDTSSSQKTEVSTFSSSQVGPN; translated from the exons ATGTGTAAGATGTCAGAGGAAGAGGAGTTTTTTCTGTTCAAGAACCTCTCCTCGGTGGGGCCGTGGGATGGGCCTCAGTACCACATTGCCCCTGTCTGGGCCTTCTACCTCCAGGCAGCTTTCATGGGCCTTGTCTTCTTAGCAGGGACACCACTCAATGCCATGGTGCTGGTGGCCACACTGCGCTACAAAAAGTTGCGGCAGCCACTCAACTACATTCTGGTCAATCTATCCTTTGGAGGCTTCCTCTTGTGCATCTTCTCTGTCCTCCCCGTCTTCATCGCTAGCTGTCGAGGATACTTCCTCTTTGGCCGCCATGTTTGTGCTATGGAGGGCTTCCTGGGCTCTGCAGCAG GTCTGGTGATAGGCTGGTCACTGGCCTTCCTGGCCTTTGAGCGCTACGTTGTCATCTGTAAGCCCTTCGGCAACTTCCGCTTCAGCTCCAAGCACGCGCTGATGGTGGTCCTGGCGACCTGGATCATCGGTATTGGCGTCTCCATCCCACCCTTCTTTGGCTGGAGCCG GTTCATCCCTGAGGGCCTGCAGTGTTCCTGTGGCCCCGACTGGTACACCGTGGGCACCAAATACCGCAGCGAGTATTATACCTGGTTCCTCTTCATCTTCTGCTTCATCGtgcctctctctctcatctgctTCTCCTACTCTCAGCTGCTGCGGGCCCTGAGAGCT GTTGCAGCTCAGCAGCAGGAGTCAGCTACAACTCAGAAGGCCGAGCGCGAGGTGAGCCgcatggtggtggtgatggtgggatCATTCTGTCTCTGCTACGTGCCCTATGCTGCCCTGGCCATGTACATGGTCAACAACCGTAACCATGGGCTGGACTTACGGCTTGTCACCATTCCTGCCTTCTTCTCCAAGAGTGCTGGTGTCTACAATCCCATCATCTACTGCTTTATGAATAAGCAG TTCCAAGCTTGCATCATGGAGATGGTATGTGGGAAGGCCATGAGAGATGAATCCGACACATCCAGCTCCCAGAAGACGGAAGTTTCTACTTTCTCTTCTAGCCAAGTTGGCCCCAACTGA